The sequence GTGCACCGCCCTCATCGTGTACGCCATTCAGAACCGCGGCGGGCGTCGCCCGCGCTACTGACGGGGAGGCGAGTCATGGCGGACCGCGTGGCGGTGAAGGTGTCCGGTGGGGTGGCCGACGTCCGCCTGGCCCGGCCCGACAAGCTCAACGCCCTCGACACCGCCATGTTCGAGGCGCTGGCCCGCACGGGTGAGGAGCTGGCC comes from Acidimicrobiales bacterium and encodes:
- a CDS encoding enoyl-CoA hydratase/isomerase family protein, translated to MADRVAVKVSGGVADVRLARPDKLNALDTAMFEALARTGEELAADPAVRVVVLSGEGRGFCAGLDFSGFQAMAGGGGGDEGADREA